The region CACTGCCACTGATTACGTCACTAAAGATCAGTTGACGGTATAACTCTAAAGGTCACCGTTTCAATGGATATTGCACAAGTGAAAACAAACATTGGAAGGTTGACCAGATGAAGTTTAGCAtatttagggagcttaagaacaCCACGTGTTTTACCCACAGAGAGCaactggaagtgagctgttttccgttttattttgtcttcacacaaccacattgaTATTGCTTACTATTAAATAATTATAGTATATAGtagcgtttctagctttctgattggtttattcaatctcggttatcagctcatatactgtATGACCTCATATGttaactgattgcgtcaagtgttgccaagctggaaaccGTTTGGCTTTAATTTCTAAGTGTCCAAgagttcagaatttaatgaaaaataaataaggcTGCATTCATTATGTATCCTACAGGGGGGGGGCAGAGGATTTTAGGGGGGGATCTCAaatttttagagcaaaaaaaggggggatatgaaaattgtttaaatatcTCCGGGTGGATGCTTATTTTTTGTAAGATTCTGTCTAGCTTTTGTAATGGTTTTAAAAgatgagaaaagaaaagataagTACAGCAGCTTCTTTCAAGGATTGTAAGCAACAAGGGTACCTCTATTATCCTGAGAGACTATATATAGTAcctattttgaagtttttcaaGTAGTGTGCCTGGTCTGTAGATGTAATGTTTCGATACAGTATAGAAAGTAAAACATCTAAAATGGAAATATTTAATGCAACCTCAGTCTAAGCAGCACAACTTGATTAAATCAacgaatgaaaaagaaaacaatataattCAGTGCACAGTTTTATGAAATTGAACAACAAATGTGCACTTAAATGTTCAATGAATTTTCTGTACCAGTTTGAAAGGGGTCCACATGCACCCAGTGCACCCCCTTCTATATCTGCCACTTGTCAAGACAACAAATAATTAAGCCATTaaggttgaaaaagaaaaagatatgaCCATAAAATGTAGGACATTGTCATTTTCAATCATCTTTGTAACTATCCTCAACACTGTCAATTGATCTCATCAGTGAACCAACATCATTGTCAATATCATCATCAGCAGCAGCCTTGTCACCAGCAACAAATGTTATCCTCATCattgtcatcttcatcattgtcatccttttcattattgtcatcatcatcattgtcatcatcattattgtcatcatcatcaatatcctCCGCATCATCATCCTCCAGTGCAACTGCAACATCCTTTGCTTTTAGCTTACGAATAGTAGACTCAACAACATCAAGAGCATTGCCAGAAAATATGTCTTTGTCTCTGAGGTGCAAAAGTGCACCTAGGtgaaactttggtttcattttttgaagTTCTTGTATGTTGAGAACGTTTTCTTTCTTGATTTTCAATTCCAGTGGCACTTCTTTTCCTTTTAGTACTATTTCATCTAGAAGAGCAGATGTTTGTTTGTCTATGATTAAACAATCAAGGATCTCTGAGCACCTTTTCAGCAGCCTGTTTTGTTTACCTTTTTgcactttccttttgttttctttttttctccgcTTCACTCTTGCATTTTCCTGAGCTGTTTGATGAGGCTGAACCCTAGACCTTGATAGCAGAAGATGTGATTGATTCAGATTATTTCTAACACTCAAAAGCTTTTTCAACTGCTCTTGAATTAGTACACAATTGCTAGTAAGATACTGATACTCTTCTTCAAACCCTTTCTTTATCCCTGAGAGATTATTTGAATTTAATAGCCTTTCTCGTCTCTGCATTAGTTCTTTCTCTAGGTTCTCAGCCTCTTTCACACTTGCTTCTACTTTGCTTATCAGAGATATGCAAATGTTCCTGTCACATTTCTTGATGTTGttcttatttaaattacaaTACTTGGGGATTCCACTTGCAGGATTCTCATAAAAATCTGTCATACCAGATACTTTTTTGAGTTGGACAAGAACTTTCCACCGAAAGGACTGTTGGTCTCTCAGGTAAGACTCATGCTTAGAGCTTCCACTAGAACAAATTCCTTCAATGACACTGTTATAAAACTTCATTCTCTCTGTTTTCGGATAGGGGTATATATACTTTTCCCatggtttcttttcttgtttctttatATCAGAAGTGTTATATTTCAGATTTCCACCTTGAAAGAACAATACTGGAAATACAAAATGATCTGTGTTAGTATAATTCAAAGTTCAAGGTTTATATTTGcttgaaatatttgcatattcagGTATCATTCTGCTCTCAGGTAGCAGAATGATATAAGCAAGGCGAGGAGAGTTAGACTATCAATTATATACCACCTATATTAACAATCCTGTATTACGTACAGGAGGATCCACCTATCTTATATGAACACCAGTGTCCATCAGGAATCAGTCATTGTTGAATGGAATAACAAGCTCGTTTTAATATACCTGATTGTTTAGGCCCAACTTTTTTAGACATCTTTGAGGCAAGAGGTTGTGTCTCATTTGAGTCGTCTGGTCCTGCTACTGGTAGTTCATTTACTGAATGGCTTTGTCCTGCTTCCAGACGATCAGGGTTTTCAGGAGGCGGTGTGCGCTTTTGCTCTTGAAAAATTCGATTCAAACGTTTGATCTGCAGGTCTTTCATGCCgatatttttcatcatttcattGTCTACGTCGACAAAGTGGGACACTTTAGTACATCCAAGTGTCAGAGAGCTTCCAACAAACTCTTGAAGATCGGCTTTTTGCAGCAAAACATTAATGCCATCTTCGGCTGCCATTTTTGTAGCAACGACCGACGCGGAGTGGGCCGAGTTTATCCACAGGACACCCAGGCATACACGTGTCTGCttacaaaatggctgccatgttTAGAAGATTTGTACTGCCATTTACTAAgcgaaataatttattacatcttTGCAAAACTGTCAGTTCTACCTTTTCATGTGCAAAATTTAATACTTCAGACAATCATATAACATCCGCAACCATCAAACGCAGGGGAAGTGGAAATACAAACAGCTACATGCCAATACTGAGTGTTGGTGGTTTCGCACTCGCTTCTACTAGTTCTATTGATGATAACAACGGGGATGACAGCAACAGCGACGACGAAATTGAGTTCAGTGAAGGGCTCAAAAGGAAACATTCAGGTATCTTTCATAGTATTCTTGtcttttcatttgtaaacaGAACTATGGCCGAGTCGATATGGTCTGAAACTCAACGTTAATTTATTTTACGTTTGAGATATATGGCACATGCCATACCAAGCCTCCTTCTAAATATAATAAGACAACATACGTCGAAAGAGATAGGGCTTGTTTCGTATGACTATATAAAACCGTAGGACCGTGCTGTGCCTCGCGTGCCGTGGCGGTACTTTGCCGTGCCATGTTTACCAGTAATTCCTTGCGGTGTGATTTACTGCGAATCTTTACGCGAGGCGAGGTTCTGTGTCATTCTGTGCCTTAACGTGATAGATATATTGCTCCGTGTTTTCACAGTCTTTATACGAATTTGCAGCTGACTGCTTGTGATTCAAAGCTAACAAAGCATCGTGCTTTTTTAATAAACGGTCCGCCCGGCCGTGAAAACTTTGCATCGGAAAGTTAAGAGCGTATGATCATTTTGTAATCAACTTCCACAACCTTCCAATTTCTTCAATATTGTAGATTACTTTActgcaataattatcataattgaAACCTTTTAATTGCAATAGTAAAGAATTCCCTTTTGCAGGCGGTCATAATGATGTTCGCAAAGCCGTAAGGAGTGAGTCAATTATTAGTCATTCCATACGCCAGTCCCTACAGTCATGTAAAGTTGAAGAAAATGCCCTGGTGATAGCAGAAAAACTTGCAAGGATCAACAAAAATAGTTCGCTGTATAAAACCCTGTTAGGACTAAATGGAGTTCTGCAGCACCTAACAAGCTTGGTCCCAATTGGAAACAATGATCGCCAACTCATGCGCTCAAGCATGCCATTCGATGAGGCATATGAagtttttaattcatttttcCCTTACAAAGGTTTTACAAACCAAGAGAAACAGCAATTCCGTGATGCCCTCCTTCACCCGGAGTATGGCCTTAGAGTATCAATTTTCACAAACCCTGTCGGTGGTTCAAGTGAAATAATATTGAGACCAAACAGTATTGACATAGAACCATTTCTAATTGGACTCACTGAGAGGTTATCAAGTAAGCCGCAAGAAGAGGATATCCAATTGGTTCATGGTATTTTAAATTCATTCGATACTGAGTGGGACAGAAAATGTGCCACAGCATTACTTGGAATGTCCAGGTCCTGGAATGACTTAATTGCACTTGGTATTGATCCCAGACCTGTATCAGAATCAGCAGAACAGATTAAGTCTGTTCTTTCTGAGCTAGAAAATACGAAAACAGCAGCTTCTGATATGATTAATCTTAgattaaaggaaaaagaaagcaaaattcaATTACAATTACAGCAAAAAAGAGACCTCCGAATATCACGAAATGGGGTGTGGCCTGTTGATAAACTAGATGATCTacaattaacaaataaagaagccttgactgtgctctgttctgttgtaaagcacgcaggaagcggctagagcacgaaagaagtgtagggggaaacacgagccgataggcgagtgtttctccctacttcttgagtgctctagccgcttcctaagtgctttacaacagaacagagcacagtcaaggcttctttatttgttttatgataaaaaacaagtaattttcttcaagaattctactttattttcaaagcgcgcgctgcttgtggcgaactgagatgtcgtcagcacagtgctttatactctgataaagcacgctactttggaccaatcagagcgcttgtaagaatgtttaagattatttgattggttaatgaaacaaaggcttgtcaaaacatcaatcaactggaaagtggcttgacagaaatcacacaaaattcgaatttatggaaaaacaagtgcctcgatgttcggtttcagtccgtaaaaaacagcaaaaaagaggatctaaatgattaggttcagtgaaaaccggtttaattgttgcccatgaaaacctccacgtttccgacatgacaactggaaaacaaactgttcattgcttgcggctggaatctgaaaacctgttgggaattttgtaaatgaagaacttcagcgtgaggactttctgagcttgaaagaactgctggaccgggcgacggctgaggtcttccatccaaagcacttcacagaatatctgagcaagcctttaactgacagcttcaatgatacccaaggtaaaattcggaaattcatctgccatttctgcggatgatggcgtgagctttcgtttgttccgtgctttgtactctcataaagcacgctgtttaaaccaatgagagcgcgcgttatatagaaactttattataattaacaaataaagaagccttgactgtgctctgttctgttgtaaagcacgcaggaagcggctagagcatgaaagaagtgtagggggaaacacgagccgataggcgagtgtttctccctacttcttgagtgctctagccgcttcctaagtgctttacaacagaacagagcacagtcaaggcttctttatttgttttatgataaaaaacaagtaattttcttcaaaaattctactttattttcaaagcgcgcgctgcttatggcgaactgagatgt is a window of Montipora foliosa isolate CH-2021 chromosome 5, ASM3666993v2, whole genome shotgun sequence DNA encoding:
- the LOC138003681 gene encoding repetitive organellar protein-like — its product is MKFYNSVIEGICSSGSSKHESYLRDQQSFRWKVLVQLKKVSGMTDFYENPASGIPKYCNLNKNNIKKCDRNICISLISKVEASVKEAENLEKELMQRRERLLNSNNLSGIKKGFEEEYQYLTSNCVLIQEQLKKLLSVRNNLNQSHLLLSRSRVQPHQTAQENARVKRRKKENKRKVQKDEIVLKGKEVPLELKIKKENVLNIQELQKMKPKFHLGALLHLRDKDIFSGNALDVVESTIRKLKAKDVAVALEDDDAEDIDDDDNNDDDNDDDDNNEKDDNDEDDNDEDNICCW